The proteins below come from a single Nitrosospira sp. Is2 genomic window:
- a CDS encoding GAF domain-containing protein: MDVTDGVENQLIRLQDISGFLEADSLDDSLLQLAEKTAKILQAQHCSIMLLNEGDPENPRMRVCGSYGPLAAAAYKESVRKGEGIAGHVVATGKSLFIENIHESRFAGGARRANDSPKSLLCSPIRIDAGIVGVVNVTDCENGKSFRPGDLNLLDVVAMFIGKSIQTLQLQSILNSRFAQMALIQEAQQNIGSPLTSVLHNPDQIAKIVAKSFYKEMTRTGFGSSQIINVASDIISQLNSNLQRHSKRIGRRGKGAPESEEHASPSSIKESSPSP; the protein is encoded by the coding sequence ATGGACGTTACCGACGGTGTCGAAAATCAGCTCATCAGGCTTCAGGATATATCCGGTTTTCTGGAAGCGGACAGTCTCGACGACAGTCTTTTACAGCTCGCGGAAAAGACGGCTAAAATCCTGCAAGCTCAACATTGTTCGATCATGCTTTTGAATGAAGGCGACCCTGAAAATCCGCGCATGAGAGTTTGTGGCAGTTATGGCCCGCTGGCAGCAGCTGCATACAAGGAATCGGTGCGTAAGGGAGAGGGTATTGCCGGGCATGTAGTTGCCACGGGAAAATCCCTTTTTATCGAGAACATACACGAATCGCGGTTCGCCGGCGGGGCACGCCGCGCCAACGATTCACCTAAGAGCCTGTTGTGCTCACCAATAAGAATCGATGCCGGGATTGTGGGCGTGGTCAACGTGACGGATTGCGAAAACGGAAAATCATTCAGGCCGGGTGACCTGAATTTGCTGGATGTCGTCGCCATGTTTATTGGTAAATCGATTCAGACATTGCAACTTCAGAGTATTCTGAATTCCCGTTTCGCACAGATGGCGCTCATACAGGAGGCGCAACAAAACATCGGCAGCCCATTGACAAGCGTTTTGCATAACCCCGATCAAATAGCAAAAATCGTGGCCAAATCCTTCTATAAGGAAATGACACGCACGGGCTTCGGCTCAAGCCAGATAATTAATGTGGCGTCAGACATCATTTCCCAGTTAAATAGCAATTTGCAGCGGCATAGTAAACGGATTGGGCGGAGAGGAAAGGGGGCTCCGGAATCCGAGGAGCACGCCTCCCCATCGTCCATTAAGGAATCGTCTCCGAGCCCATAG
- the rdgB gene encoding RdgB/HAM1 family non-canonical purine NTP pyrophosphatase, translated as MRASDLQKLVIASNNTGKIREISHLLGPLGFEVLPQSDFKVPEVDEPHRTFIENAIVKARHACERTGLRSLADDSGICVNALNGEPGVLSARYAGEPKSDERNNRKLIDALANLADRRAHYYCVIVLLRNADDPQPVIADGIWHGQIVSDRRGEGGFGYDPYFFLPDLGKTAAELPMDQKNRISHRGQALARLLARLAENAF; from the coding sequence ATGAGAGCATCCGATTTGCAGAAACTTGTCATCGCCAGTAATAATACTGGCAAAATTCGTGAAATCAGCCACTTGCTGGGACCGCTGGGGTTCGAGGTGTTGCCGCAATCAGACTTCAAGGTCCCTGAGGTCGACGAACCCCATCGCACTTTTATCGAAAATGCCATCGTCAAGGCCCGTCACGCGTGTGAACGGACCGGCCTACGTTCTTTGGCCGACGATTCCGGCATCTGCGTGAATGCTCTGAATGGTGAGCCAGGGGTCCTGTCGGCGCGGTATGCAGGCGAACCAAAATCGGACGAGCGCAACAACCGCAAACTCATCGACGCACTTGCAAATCTAGCTGACCGCAGGGCGCACTATTATTGCGTCATTGTGTTGCTGCGCAACGCGGATGACCCTCAACCGGTCATCGCGGACGGCATCTGGCACGGCCAAATCGTTTCGGATAGGCGTGGCGAAGGCGGATTCGGTTACGATCCTTATTTTTTTCTTCCCGATCTGGGGAAAACCGCAGCGGAACTTCCGATGGATCAGAAAAATCGAATCAGTCATCGAGGGCAAGCGCTGGCACGACTCCTGGCGCGACTCGCGGAAAACGCTTTTTGA
- a CDS encoding AsmA family protein — MNRYLRYALIVIALVTVLLLGLIIYFAIILDPNSYKPLLAELVKEKNQRELRLDGDITLSLFPRLGIELGPITLSERNSNVEFASAERILVSLALLPLLRKQLELDGILIKGLKANLIRLKDGSINIADLIAKSEETGQFKLNVGRVATEKARVTFSDEESGRHFAFTDLNVEADRLGARGLSASAVRSKVKLGFAVGRSEGTEVDLATRLAFDLTLDVDKQYYAVQGVRLESKGQLPGISQFMLNCTGDFVASVPSESVTAEFMASDVAINLTGIRGLSNLDIKLYMPRLSLANEKLGGDKISVAAEMSGHEGKLNVNARVSLSALEASVSGLRSGALLVELEAVKNDWTIHTMLESPFSSNPTTWQLNLPEVKGVMHARGPGLANPGIDGALRGSVAIDVESRNAQADFTGQFADTNIKAKLMASAAVEPSLIFDVNIDQLDLDRFLPPAQPPGENLEKKGNAYASEQWLDLSALDNLSLEGSIRIGLLKTANSRLSGLSLAIRSN; from the coding sequence ATGAACCGCTACCTCAGGTATGCCCTGATCGTAATTGCTCTCGTAACGGTTCTACTGCTCGGTCTTATCATCTATTTCGCTATTATTTTGGATCCAAATTCTTACAAGCCTCTGCTCGCCGAACTGGTGAAGGAAAAGAACCAGCGCGAGCTCAGGCTCGATGGCGATATTACCCTCTCGCTCTTCCCCAGACTCGGCATTGAACTTGGTCCAATTACGCTCAGCGAACGTAACAGTAATGTTGAATTCGCTTCTGCCGAGCGTATTCTGGTGTCTCTCGCCTTGTTGCCGTTGCTGAGAAAACAACTGGAACTGGACGGGATTCTCATCAAGGGGCTGAAAGCCAATCTGATCCGGTTAAAGGATGGCAGCATCAATATTGCCGATCTTATCGCCAAGAGCGAGGAAACAGGACAATTCAAACTCAATGTTGGGCGTGTGGCGACGGAGAAAGCGAGGGTTACTTTTAGCGATGAGGAGAGCGGAAGACATTTTGCGTTTACCGACCTGAATGTTGAAGCAGACAGGCTGGGTGCCCGCGGCCTCTCTGCTAGTGCTGTTCGCAGCAAGGTTAAATTAGGCTTTGCGGTCGGCCGTTCCGAGGGAACTGAGGTTGATCTCGCCACCAGGCTGGCTTTTGATTTGACGCTTGATGTCGACAAGCAGTACTACGCCGTGCAGGGCGTACGCCTTGAAAGCAAGGGGCAACTCCCGGGAATATCTCAATTTATGTTGAATTGCACGGGTGATTTTGTCGCCAGTGTTCCGAGCGAATCTGTTACCGCCGAGTTTATGGCAAGCGATGTGGCAATCAATCTCACGGGAATAAGAGGTCTGAGCAACCTCGATATCAAACTTTACATGCCGCGGCTAAGCCTCGCGAATGAAAAATTGGGCGGTGATAAAATCTCTGTAGCGGCGGAGATGAGCGGTCATGAGGGCAAACTCAATGTTAACGCGCGGGTCTCTCTCTCAGCCTTGGAGGCCAGTGTAAGTGGCTTGCGGAGCGGCGCCTTGCTTGTCGAGCTGGAAGCGGTTAAAAATGATTGGACCATCCATACGATGCTGGAGTCGCCCTTCAGCTCCAATCCCACGACTTGGCAGTTGAACCTTCCGGAGGTTAAAGGTGTCATGCATGCGCGCGGCCCCGGTCTGGCCAACCCCGGCATTGACGGTGCGCTACGGGGGAGTGTCGCTATTGATGTGGAGTCACGAAACGCCCAAGCGGATTTTACCGGGCAGTTCGCAGACACCAATATTAAAGCGAAATTAATGGCCTCTGCCGCCGTCGAACCCAGTCTTATTTTTGATGTAAACATCGATCAATTGGATCTCGATCGCTTTCTGCCACCAGCACAACCTCCGGGAGAAAATTTGGAAAAAAAGGGAAACGCATACGCATCCGAGCAATGGCTCGATCTATCGGCGCTGGATAATTTGAGCCTGGAGGGTTCGATTCGGATAGGCCTGTTGAAAACGGCCAACTCCAGGTTATCCGGGCTGAGCCTCGCAATCCGGTCCAACTAG
- a CDS encoding flavin prenyltransferase UbiX, with protein MNAPKTITLAYTGASGMPYGVRLLELLLASGNRVYLLYSQPAQMVAHQEMQFVLPSRAKDAEELFSRRFNAAEGQLRVFGREDWSAPVASGSNPPDAMVVCPCTMGTLAAIAGGLSQKLIERAADVMLKEKRKLILVPRETPFSSIHLENMLKLAQSGAVILPPNPGFYHHPQTVEDMVDFVVARILDHLEVVHTLMARWGENENP; from the coding sequence ATGAATGCTCCAAAAACTATCACGCTTGCTTACACCGGCGCATCCGGGATGCCCTACGGGGTGCGGCTGCTGGAATTATTGCTGGCCAGTGGTAATCGTGTATACCTACTGTATTCTCAGCCAGCCCAGATGGTGGCGCACCAGGAAATGCAATTTGTCCTGCCTTCTCGCGCAAAGGATGCGGAAGAGCTGTTCAGCCGTCGCTTTAATGCCGCCGAAGGACAGTTGCGGGTATTCGGACGGGAAGACTGGTCCGCGCCCGTGGCCTCAGGCTCAAACCCCCCCGATGCCATGGTGGTATGTCCTTGCACGATGGGAACACTGGCGGCAATCGCCGGGGGTTTGAGTCAAAAGCTCATCGAGCGCGCCGCGGATGTTATGCTTAAAGAAAAGCGCAAGCTTATTCTGGTTCCACGCGAAACGCCTTTTTCCTCAATTCACTTGGAAAACATGCTGAAGCTCGCACAAAGCGGGGCCGTCATTCTGCCTCCGAACCCCGGCTTTTATCATCACCCGCAAACGGTGGAGGATATGGTGGACTTTGTTGTTGCGCGGATACTTGATCATCTTGAGGTGGTGCATACGCTGATGGCCCGCTGGGGCGAGAACGAGAACCCATAA
- a CDS encoding YicC/YloC family endoribonuclease — MTGYAVVTRELPQGSLNLELRSLNNRYLDIQFRLPDELRMLEGSMRELLVARLNRGKIECRVNFLSSVSTENLQHINSDLLHKLLKLNQVVRATLPDAGSLDVADVLRWPGMLGSAALPVADLSGPCMELLGTGLDELAAARAREGEKLKLILLERLARIRRLAAEAVPRIPVLITAFQEKLKARLCEAMISCDDDRIRQELTLFASKIDVDEELSRLQTHLDEVERVLSKGGAIGKRLDFLMQELNREANTIGSKSVDAEVSKMCVELKVLIEQMREQVQNLE, encoded by the coding sequence ATGACCGGCTATGCCGTAGTCACCAGGGAGTTGCCTCAGGGTTCCCTGAATCTGGAGCTGCGTTCCCTCAACAACCGCTATCTCGACATCCAGTTCCGCCTGCCGGACGAACTCCGGATGTTGGAAGGCTCAATGCGTGAGTTGCTGGTAGCCCGGTTGAATCGAGGAAAGATCGAGTGCCGTGTAAACTTTTTATCATCTGTCAGCACCGAAAATCTCCAGCATATCAACAGCGATTTATTGCATAAGCTTTTGAAGTTGAATCAGGTCGTTCGGGCAACCCTGCCTGATGCCGGTAGCCTCGATGTGGCGGATGTTCTCCGCTGGCCGGGAATGCTGGGCTCCGCAGCGCTGCCTGTGGCAGACCTGTCCGGTCCGTGCATGGAGTTGCTGGGCACTGGTTTGGACGAGCTGGCGGCAGCGCGGGCGCGAGAGGGTGAGAAACTCAAGCTCATACTGCTTGAACGATTGGCGCGGATACGCCGTCTGGCGGCCGAAGCAGTTCCGCGTATTCCCGTCTTGATCACGGCGTTTCAGGAAAAGCTCAAGGCTCGGCTGTGCGAAGCCATGATTAGTTGCGATGACGACCGCATTCGCCAGGAATTGACATTATTTGCCAGCAAAATTGACGTAGACGAGGAATTGTCGCGCCTTCAGACTCACCTGGACGAAGTAGAACGGGTATTAAGCAAAGGGGGCGCAATCGGCAAGCGGCTTGATTTCCTGATGCAAGAGCTTAATCGCGAAGCTAACACGATCGGGTCAAAATCGGTGGACGCAGAAGTGTCGAAAATGTGCGTTGAGCTAAAAGTCCTGATTGAGCAGATGCGGGAGCAGGTGCAGAATCTTGAGTGA
- a CDS encoding thiazole synthase: protein MDDLIVAGKAYSSRLLVGTGKYKDFSETRAAVDASGAEIVTVAIRRTNLGQNPAEPNLLDVLPPSQYTLLPNTAGCYTVEDAVRTLRLARELLDGHTLVKLEVLGDPRTLYPNMLETIKAAEILIKEGFHVMVYTSDDPIAAKQLEEIGCVAIMPLASLIGSGMGILNPWNLRIIIENASVPIIVDAGVGTASDAAIAMELGCDGVLMNTAIAAARNPVLMASAMKKAVEAGREAYLAGRMPKKLYSASPSSPVDGTIAPSGPHADKDESV from the coding sequence TTGGACGACCTCATCGTAGCAGGCAAGGCGTATTCTTCCCGGCTCCTGGTAGGAACCGGGAAGTACAAGGACTTCTCCGAGACTCGCGCGGCGGTTGACGCCAGCGGTGCCGAAATCGTCACCGTGGCTATCCGCAGAACAAATCTGGGCCAAAATCCCGCTGAGCCCAATCTCCTGGATGTGCTGCCGCCCTCTCAATACACCTTATTGCCGAATACAGCCGGCTGCTACACGGTGGAGGACGCAGTGCGTACCTTACGTCTCGCACGCGAGTTGCTGGATGGTCACACGCTTGTAAAGCTGGAAGTTCTGGGGGACCCTAGGACGCTCTATCCAAACATGCTGGAAACCATCAAGGCGGCGGAAATCCTGATCAAGGAAGGCTTCCATGTAATGGTTTATACCTCGGACGATCCTATCGCCGCGAAACAACTGGAAGAAATCGGCTGCGTGGCGATAATGCCTCTCGCGTCCCTGATCGGTTCCGGCATGGGCATTTTGAATCCCTGGAACTTGCGAATCATCATTGAAAACGCTTCCGTCCCTATCATTGTCGATGCCGGTGTCGGCACAGCTTCGGATGCAGCTATCGCAATGGAGCTCGGCTGCGATGGCGTGCTGATGAACACCGCCATTGCTGCGGCGCGAAATCCGGTACTGATGGCTTCGGCCATGAAGAAAGCGGTAGAGGCAGGCCGCGAAGCCTATCTGGCGGGCCGCATGCCGAAGAAGCTGTACAGCGCGAGCCCCAGTTCGCCAGTAGACGGGACAATCGCCCCCAGTGGTCCTCACGCAGACAAAGACGAGTCAGTCTAG
- the rph gene encoding ribonuclease PH codes for MRPSNRAPAELRPVKVTRHYTKHAEGSVLIECGDTRILCTASIDEKVPPFLRDKRQGWLTAEYGMLPRSTGERMQREAAKGKQSGRTMEIQRLIGRALRSVMDLSKLGERTIQVDCDVIQADGGTRTASITGAFVAVHDAVETLLRRQVLEATPIRAHVAAVSVGVYEGVPVLDLDYLEDSRCDTDMNVVMNGDLGLVEMQGTAEGAAFSREELDDMVDLAQQGIRELIRIQKAALAG; via the coding sequence ATGCGCCCAAGCAATCGTGCCCCAGCGGAACTTCGCCCAGTCAAAGTCACGCGGCACTACACCAAGCATGCGGAAGGCTCCGTGCTCATAGAGTGCGGCGACACCAGGATACTCTGCACGGCCAGCATTGATGAAAAAGTGCCTCCATTTCTCCGCGACAAGAGACAGGGCTGGCTTACTGCGGAGTACGGCATGCTGCCTCGTTCCACCGGCGAACGGATGCAGCGCGAGGCGGCCAAGGGCAAGCAGTCTGGCCGCACCATGGAGATTCAACGCCTGATCGGACGAGCGCTGCGTTCGGTAATGGATCTCAGTAAACTGGGAGAGCGCACGATCCAGGTCGACTGCGATGTGATCCAGGCCGATGGAGGTACCCGCACAGCCAGCATTACCGGTGCGTTTGTTGCGGTGCATGATGCAGTTGAAACGCTGTTGCGTCGACAAGTGCTTGAAGCGACCCCCATACGCGCTCATGTTGCCGCTGTATCGGTAGGCGTATATGAGGGCGTGCCGGTGCTCGACCTGGATTACCTTGAGGACTCACGCTGCGATACAGACATGAATGTGGTGATGAATGGTGACCTCGGCCTCGTGGAAATGCAGGGTACTGCAGAAGGCGCTGCGTTCAGCCGGGAGGAATTGGACGACATGGTGGACCTGGCGCAGCAGGGAATACGGGAACTGATTCGGATTCAGAAAGCGGCACTAGCCGGATGA
- a CDS encoding 5-formyltetrahydrofolate cyclo-ligase, giving the protein MDNWREWRREKRAELIKLRGSISREEYRDWSAAITGLLKKGFPSLQSTVVGFCWPHRGEYDPRPLMDFITEGGATLALPEVVNKHEPLDFRKWWRDAPMKIGAYDIPVPDNTDPVTVRAMVIPMIGFDKQGFRLGYGSGYFDRTLVAITPRPLAIGVAFEILRVDTLHPQPHDVPMDFIVTEAGIYRSTINGLELISAETCAAESVLGSEQSGR; this is encoded by the coding sequence ATGGATAACTGGAGGGAGTGGCGAAGAGAAAAGCGGGCGGAATTGATAAAGCTCAGGGGGTCAATTTCCAGGGAAGAATACCGCGACTGGAGCGCTGCGATCACCGGCCTGCTCAAGAAGGGCTTTCCGTCCTTGCAAAGCACCGTGGTGGGGTTCTGCTGGCCTCATCGGGGGGAATACGATCCGCGCCCATTGATGGATTTTATTACTGAAGGCGGCGCGACACTCGCACTGCCCGAGGTCGTGAATAAACACGAACCGCTGGATTTTCGCAAATGGTGGCGGGACGCGCCAATGAAAATCGGTGCCTACGATATTCCGGTACCCGACAACACCGATCCGGTGACGGTGCGCGCGATGGTCATACCCATGATCGGCTTTGACAAGCAGGGCTTTCGCTTGGGGTACGGCAGCGGATATTTTGATCGTACCCTTGTAGCAATCACGCCCCGTCCACTTGCAATTGGAGTGGCATTTGAAATACTGCGCGTGGACACATTGCATCCACAGCCGCATGACGTTCCCATGGATTTTATCGTGACCGAGGCAGGAATTTATCGCTCAACAATAAATGGCCTGGAACTGATCTCGGCCGAGACGTGCGCGGCAGAGAGTGTGCTCGGCAGCGAACAGTCCGGCCGGTGA
- a CDS encoding DUF302 domain-containing protein: MTTDSPQEIPFQGARIRFDSKKCFDEVVRALLADVGGKPLMIDDLPAKFESWESYKAEVESHAGPSGFILFAVMNHGAWIKKVGIQKKVVRFIIGNPVLAITMLRHDLTAGLFAPVELIVIEEDQDQSSLTYVRPSSLMAVETNEPLLAAARELDAKLQALAAKVTMA; encoded by the coding sequence ATGACAACTGACAGCCCGCAAGAAATCCCCTTCCAGGGCGCCCGCATCAGATTCGACAGCAAGAAATGTTTTGACGAAGTCGTGCGCGCATTGCTGGCCGACGTCGGAGGAAAACCACTGATGATCGACGACCTTCCTGCAAAGTTTGAAAGCTGGGAGTCGTACAAGGCGGAAGTGGAGTCTCATGCGGGCCCCAGTGGCTTTATCCTATTCGCCGTGATGAATCATGGTGCCTGGATAAAGAAAGTCGGCATTCAAAAGAAGGTAGTGCGCTTCATAATCGGAAACCCAGTGCTAGCCATCACTATGTTGCGGCATGATTTGACGGCGGGTCTTTTCGCGCCGGTGGAACTCATCGTGATTGAAGAGGACCAGGATCAAAGCAGCCTGACATATGTAAGGCCCTCATCGCTAATGGCCGTCGAGACAAATGAACCACTGCTCGCGGCCGCCAGGGAACTTGATGCGAAGCTCCAGGCGTTGGCCGCAAAGGTGACGATGGCGTAG
- the mutY gene encoding A/G-specific adenine glycosylase produces MDSFDLKLIRWQEKHGRHNLPWQNTRDPYAIWLSEIMLQQTQVSTVIPYYQRFLQSFPDIRSLAQASLDEVLARWSGLGYYSRGRNLHRAARLIVRDYQAKFPASADMILKLPGIGRSTAAAIAVFAYGERCAILDGNVKRVLSRCFGIEGYSGEKKNETLLWQKAEELLPPLDGTAGKNTKGRVEAYTQALMDLGATVCTRSKPKCASCPLQLECVAFRGNLVDKLPSPRPRKPLPSRETVLLVLTNAGKIFLEKRPPEGIWGGMWCLPEMAVSEDTIEHCKHRFGMDLRMPAQIQAQMQPFDHTFTHFRLRIYPQLLQVISVSSATVQHEGTSTWTTLDDALQSAIPAPVRKLFTNLRSSSGEKHG; encoded by the coding sequence TTGGATTCCTTCGACTTAAAGCTGATCCGCTGGCAGGAAAAACACGGCCGCCACAACCTTCCGTGGCAGAATACCCGCGATCCCTACGCGATATGGCTGTCAGAAATCATGTTGCAGCAGACCCAGGTCAGCACGGTTATCCCTTACTACCAGCGATTTCTGCAAAGCTTTCCCGATATCCGCAGCCTCGCCCAAGCATCTCTTGATGAAGTATTGGCCCGATGGAGCGGGCTGGGCTATTACTCGCGTGGAAGAAATTTGCATCGGGCAGCACGTCTTATCGTGCGGGATTATCAGGCAAAATTTCCGGCAAGCGCTGACATGATCCTTAAGCTGCCGGGAATAGGACGTTCCACCGCCGCGGCCATTGCCGTATTCGCGTATGGGGAGCGGTGCGCGATACTGGATGGCAACGTCAAACGTGTTTTATCGCGCTGCTTCGGCATAGAAGGATATTCTGGCGAGAAAAAGAACGAAACGCTGTTGTGGCAGAAGGCGGAAGAACTGCTGCCACCATTGGATGGCACAGCAGGGAAAAATACTAAAGGGCGCGTTGAGGCTTATACCCAGGCGCTGATGGATCTGGGTGCAACCGTTTGCACGCGCAGCAAGCCGAAATGCGCGTCATGCCCACTGCAACTGGAGTGCGTCGCGTTTCGCGGCAATCTGGTAGACAAGCTGCCGTCCCCAAGGCCGAGGAAGCCGCTCCCCTCGAGGGAAACCGTCCTGCTCGTGTTAACGAATGCAGGAAAGATTTTCCTGGAAAAACGCCCCCCCGAAGGGATCTGGGGTGGTATGTGGTGTCTGCCCGAAATGGCTGTCAGCGAAGACACCATAGAGCATTGCAAACACCGGTTCGGAATGGACCTCAGAATGCCGGCGCAGATTCAGGCGCAAATGCAGCCGTTCGATCATACTTTTACTCACTTCCGGCTACGGATTTATCCCCAGTTGCTTCAGGTTATTTCGGTTTCCTCTGCGACAGTACAACATGAAGGAACCTCTACCTGGACAACACTTGACGATGCGCTGCAGTCAGCCATCCCCGCCCCGGTGAGGAAACTGTTCACGAATTTGCGATCGAGTTCTGGCGAAAAACATGGATAA
- the hemW gene encoding radical SAM family heme chaperone HemW, which translates to MTTTISPALIMGSQAPRLGSLPPLSLYIHIPWCVKKCPYCDFNSHEVRPEGKDMPEAEYVAALVHDLETAVPQVWGRQVVSVFFGGGTPSLFRAQSIETILSAVRALLPLELLAEVTLEANPGTFEMQKFADFRAAGINRLSVGIQSFNRAHLRSLGRIHDDNDARRAIEIAQRNFDNVNLDLMYGLPDQTLEDARKDIETAVASGVTHISAYHLTLEPNTLFHRYPPPLPDDDLAAEMQLMIEQTLASGGYGNYETSAFAQPGQEARHNMNYWLFGDYLGIGAGAHSKISYRDKILRQIRYRQPKEYLENTLARTVDAGPALMEQHEVGRNDRAFEFMMNALRLTGGFTTETFVERTGLPITSIQRQLDEAENRELITRDYQRVVPTLLGRRFLNDLLQIFLPEKRKE; encoded by the coding sequence ATGACGACCACTATTTCCCCCGCGCTCATAATGGGCTCCCAAGCGCCGAGGCTAGGGTCTTTACCACCGCTGAGTCTCTACATCCATATTCCCTGGTGTGTTAAAAAATGCCCCTATTGCGATTTCAACTCTCATGAAGTGCGCCCCGAGGGGAAGGACATGCCCGAGGCTGAGTATGTCGCCGCACTTGTCCACGATCTAGAAACAGCGGTGCCCCAAGTATGGGGACGCCAGGTAGTCAGCGTATTCTTTGGCGGCGGCACGCCTAGCCTGTTTAGGGCCCAATCCATCGAAACCATCCTCTCCGCTGTAAGGGCGTTGCTTCCGCTTGAGCTTCTCGCGGAGGTCACGCTCGAAGCCAATCCGGGAACCTTCGAAATGCAGAAGTTCGCGGATTTCCGCGCTGCAGGGATCAATCGCCTATCAGTTGGAATCCAGAGTTTCAATCGCGCGCATCTTCGATCGCTGGGGCGCATACACGACGATAACGATGCCCGCCGAGCGATCGAGATTGCTCAAAGAAATTTTGACAATGTGAATCTGGATCTGATGTATGGATTGCCGGATCAGACGCTGGAGGACGCGCGCAAGGACATCGAGACTGCCGTCGCAAGCGGTGTTACACATATCTCTGCCTATCATTTGACGCTGGAGCCCAATACATTATTTCACCGCTATCCGCCGCCGCTGCCCGATGACGATCTCGCGGCTGAAATGCAGCTTATGATCGAGCAAACGCTGGCGAGTGGCGGGTACGGGAACTACGAGACTTCCGCTTTCGCTCAGCCAGGACAGGAAGCCCGCCATAATATGAACTACTGGCTATTTGGTGATTATCTGGGAATAGGTGCGGGGGCGCACAGTAAAATAAGCTACCGCGACAAGATCCTGCGTCAGATACGCTATAGGCAACCGAAAGAATATCTTGAGAATACGCTTGCGCGTACCGTCGATGCGGGTCCGGCTCTCATGGAACAACATGAAGTCGGGCGCAATGACAGGGCATTTGAATTCATGATGAACGCGCTACGCCTCACAGGAGGCTTTACCACAGAAACATTTGTGGAGCGCACCGGGCTTCCCATCACCAGCATTCAGCGCCAACTTGACGAGGCAGAAAACCGGGAACTCATTACGCGCGATTACCAACGCGTCGTGCCCACCCTCCTCGGCAGGCGTTTCCTGAACGACCTGCTGCAAATCTTCTTGCCGGAAAAAAGAAAGGAATAA
- the trmB gene encoding tRNA (guanosine(46)-N7)-methyltransferase TrmB → MTEHRPIRSFVLRQGRVSNAQRKALETLMPEYGISFRTGLLDFEHIFGRSAPTFLEIGFGMGETTAAIAREHPQHDYLAVEVHSPGVGSLLKQTKELGLTNIRVLQRDVVQLLQHGLPPESLAGVHIFFPDPWPKARHHKRRLIQPAFVALLCRHLKPGGYIHAATDWQEYAEQILAVFADETQLVNTAIDYAPRPAYRPLTKFEQRGLRLGHGVWDVVFRKK, encoded by the coding sequence ATGACAGAGCATCGCCCCATCCGTAGCTTTGTCCTTCGCCAGGGCCGCGTCTCCAATGCTCAGCGCAAAGCCTTGGAAACATTGATGCCGGAATACGGCATTTCGTTTAGAACAGGCCTGCTCGATTTTGAGCATATCTTCGGCAGAAGCGCTCCCACTTTTCTGGAGATCGGTTTCGGAATGGGGGAAACGACCGCCGCTATCGCAAGAGAGCATCCGCAGCATGACTACCTTGCCGTTGAAGTCCATTCGCCCGGCGTCGGCAGCCTGCTCAAGCAGACAAAAGAACTCGGGTTAACCAATATTCGCGTCCTTCAGCGTGACGTCGTCCAGTTGCTGCAGCACGGTCTGCCGCCTGAGTCTCTGGCTGGCGTTCATATTTTTTTTCCCGACCCGTGGCCCAAGGCGCGGCACCACAAACGGCGGCTGATACAGCCGGCATTCGTTGCTCTGCTATGCCGTCATCTGAAGCCCGGCGGTTATATTCATGCCGCGACCGACTGGCAAGAGTATGCCGAGCAGATACTGGCGGTCTTCGCAGATGAAACGCAGCTCGTCAACACCGCCATTGATTATGCGCCCCGCCCGGCGTACCGGCCTTTAACCAAATTTGAACAGCGCGGTTTGCGATTGGGGCACGGTGTATGGGATGTGGTATTTAGGAAAAAGTGA
- the thiS gene encoding sulfur carrier protein ThiS has protein sequence MIQLIVNGQSRCFPAGEGGGAQHHDSSGGVLNITQLLEHMGLQGKRIAVERNGEIIPRSKFSQPMLVDGDSLEIVVAVGGG, from the coding sequence ATGATACAGCTCATTGTCAACGGTCAATCTCGATGCTTTCCCGCCGGCGAGGGGGGGGGCGCGCAGCACCACGATTCTAGTGGAGGGGTATTGAATATTACCCAGTTGCTGGAACACATGGGATTGCAAGGCAAGCGCATCGCGGTCGAGCGCAACGGTGAAATTATTCCGCGTAGCAAGTTTAGTCAGCCGATGCTTGTTGACGGCGACAGCCTGGAAATTGTCGTAGCGGTCGGTGGCGGATAA